The genomic interval TGTGGACAGTCTACAGGTGCAATTTCGGGACTTACAGTTTCCGGAGGACAAACAGCATATACGTATTCTTGGAACTCAGGAGCTTATTCAACCTTGAATTTAAGTGCAATTCCAGCCGGAAATTATTCGTTACAAGTCACGGATAATTTAGGGTGTATTGTAAATGCAGGACCTTTCACTGTAAATGATATCGCTGGACCAACAATTAATAGCACGAATGTGGTTATTACAAATGAAACTTGTGCGGGAAATGATGGTGCAATTACTGGAATTACAGCAAGTGGAGCAGGAACATTAACTTACACTTGGAATCTAGTCCCAAGTGCTGGGTTGAATCATACAAATATTCCTGGTGGAACTTATGGTTTAATAGTGTCTGATGCATTTGGGTGCAATGCTGTTGCTGGGCCGTTTAATGTAGGCTTATCACCTGGACCTGCAATCAATACCACAAACATGGTTGTAACTAACACCACTTGTGGCTTGAGTAATGGAAGTATTACAGGAATTAATGCAACAGGAACAGGTCTTACCTATCAATGGAATGGAGTGGGTTCTACATTAAATCAATCAAATTTAGCATCAGGAAATTATACCCTGATTGTTACAGATGCAAATAACTGTACGACTACTTATGGTCCGATTTCAATTGGAGCTTCAAATTCACTAACGCTAAATACAACAAATGTTCAAATCACACACGAGACATGTGCTTTAAATGATGGAACGATTTCTGGATTAATCGCAAATGGAACAGGAACATTAACTTATACTTGGAATGGTGGGGTAAGTCCAACATTAAACCAAACCGGTTTATCTCCAGGAGTATATAATGTCGTTGTATCAGATGTATTTGGCTGTTCGGTAAATGGAGGGCCTTTTACAGTAAATGCAGTTATTCCTTTGAGTCTGAATCAAAATTCACTGCTTATTACACCAACTGGCTGTACTGGAAATATAGGAGCAATTCATGGATTGCAGATCGTTGGAGGTATAAATCCAACAGTCTCTTGGTCACCTAATGGTCAAACTACATTGAGTATTGGAGCTTTAGCTGCAGGTAATTATACCATTACAGTTACAGATGATCAAAATTGCAGTATTCAAGAAACATTTACGGTTCCAACAACATCTGGATTAGCGGTCAATACCAATAATGTAGTTATTACAAATGACAATTGTGGTACTGGAACAGGAACAATTTCAGGTGTTACAGTTTCAGGAGGTACAAATCCTTACAGCTATTCTTGGAATAATTCTTCCACATTAAATACATTAGACATTTCGAATCTAACAACAGGGAATTACGTCTTGGTTGTTACAGATAATGCGGGATGTCAAGCCACAACGACTTTATTTGTAGGTGTTGTACCTGCGTCCGTTATTGATCAAACGAATGTGCTTGTTTCTAATGAAAGCTGTATCGGTAACAACGGTTCAATTAATGGAATTCAAATTGCTGGAAATGGGCCATACTCTTATTCCTGGACGGGAACACCTTTGACTAGTTTGAATTTGACGAATTTAACTGCTGGAGTTTACACATTGACGATAACTGATGTGAATGGATGTACTACTACAGGTTTACCAATAACAGTTAGTTCAGGTCCAATGCCCAATGCAAACTTTACAATTTCACCAGTAATTGCTTCGCCTGGAGAACTCATTAACTTCACCGATGCGAGCTCTGGAGGAGTGATTGTTGATTACAGTTGGAATATTTCGGGTGTTGGTTCTATTAGTACATCTTCATCTTGTACTTATAATTCAATGATTGAAGGAGATTACCATATGACGTTGGTGATTGAAACGGCAGATGGGTGTATTGATTCAATTACGAAAGGCTTCCAGATTTTGGGTGAGTTGAAAATTCCAAATATTGTTACAGCAAATGGAGATCATACAAATGATGAGTTTTACATTACCAATTTGAAGCCAAATTCTAAATTGATTATTCAAAATAGATGGGGAAATTTAGTTTTTGAATCAGCGAATTATAAAAATGATTGGGGAGGAAAAGATCTTGAAGGGAATAAGATAGATGATGGAGTCTATTTCTACCAATTAATAACTGCAGATGGTAAAATATGGCAGGGAAATGTTCATTTGCTCATTGATTAAGTTCGAATCCTTTTCCTTTAGTATATTTACGTTCAGTTGACTATTGATGCAACCTGGTACACTTCACATAGAACCCAAAACAATACTTGCTTCTTGGATACAAGACGTAAAGGAAGCTCGATTTAACTCAGTTCAAGTTGCGCATTTTGGTCCTTTGAATCAAGATTTGGTAAATAGCTTTACGATATCTACTGAAGACTTCATGATTTCAGCAGGTGATAAAAAAACATTAGTCAAGCGTGTATTTTCAATTCTAATTGAAGGTTTGCAAAATATTCTTATCCATGGAAAAACGTGGGATAATGAACAACAAGCTTTATTGATAGTCGCTTACAACGAAACTACTTACCGAATTGCTCTTGGAAATCTGACCGAAATTTCAGAAACAGATAAATTGAAAACTTATTTGGATCGATTGAATGCAATGGACGAAGAAGAAGTGAAGTCTTTTTATTTGGAAACATTGAACAATGGATTGATTTCAGATAAAGGTGGAGCTGGTCTTGGATTCATTACTATGAGGATGAAATCTAAGTCGCGTCTAGACTATCAATTCATGCACGTAAGTGATGAATTAATGTTGTTTACAATTGCAACTGACGTAGATAGAATGCAGTAAAATGTCATTTTTTGTAGCTTATCATCCTTCTTATATTCATGCTGTTCCGAGTACTCATCGATTTCCAATGGAGAAGTACGGACTTATTTATGAACAATTGCTTTATGAGGGAATTCTAGAAGAAGCACATTTTTTGGAGCCTAATCTTTTAGATTTAAAAATTGCATCTAAAGTTCATACAAAAGAATACCTCACAAAATTGGTGAATCTGAATTGTACTTCAAGAGAACAACGTGTCAGTGGGTTTGTTCATAATCAGCAATTAATTGAACGTGAATTTCGGATTATGGAAGGAACGAGATTGTGCGCTGAACGGGTTGAAAATGGAGGAATAGCTCTAAATATTGCAGGAGGAACACATCATGCATATACCAATAGAGGCGAGGGATTTTGTTTATTGAATGATCAGGCAATTGCAGCTCAATGGCTCTTAGATGAACAACTCTTTAAACGAATTTTGATTGTAGATTTAGATGTACATCAAGGAAACGGAACCGCAGAGATTTTTAAAAATAATCCGAACGTTTTTACTTTTAGTATGCATGGAAAAGCCAATTATCCGATGCATAAAGAAGAGTCTGACCGAGATATTCACTTAGAAACAAATCTGAAAGACAAAGATTATTTGAATATCTTAAAATCGGAATTGACCGCTATTTTGGATTCGTTCTCTCCTGATTTTATATTTTATCAATGTGGTGTGGATATTCTAGAAACAGATAAGCTTGGAAAATTGAGTGTCTCTCAAAA from Fluviicola taffensis DSM 16823 carries:
- a CDS encoding DUF6272 family protein produces the protein MQPGTLHIEPKTILASWIQDVKEARFNSVQVAHFGPLNQDLVNSFTISTEDFMISAGDKKTLVKRVFSILIEGLQNILIHGKTWDNEQQALLIVAYNETTYRIALGNLTEISETDKLKTYLDRLNAMDEEEVKSFYLETLNNGLISDKGGAGLGFITMRMKSKSRLDYQFMHVSDELMLFTIATDVDRMQ
- a CDS encoding histone deacetylase family protein translates to MSFFVAYHPSYIHAVPSTHRFPMEKYGLIYEQLLYEGILEEAHFLEPNLLDLKIASKVHTKEYLTKLVNLNCTSREQRVSGFVHNQQLIEREFRIMEGTRLCAERVENGGIALNIAGGTHHAYTNRGEGFCLLNDQAIAAQWLLDEQLFKRILIVDLDVHQGNGTAEIFKNNPNVFTFSMHGKANYPMHKEESDRDIHLETNLKDKDYLNILKSELTAILDSFSPDFIFYQCGVDILETDKLGKLSVSQNGIRLRDEFVLNKGKERNIPIVCSMGGGYSTNVRDIVNAHMHVFRLAHQLFGK